The Triticum urartu cultivar G1812 unplaced genomic scaffold, Tu2.1 TuUngrouped_contig_5913, whole genome shotgun sequence nucleotide sequence CCTTCCTGTTAATCCGTCCGTCTCCGCAGATGGAACGGGGACCCGATGGTAGCTAGGTTGATTTGGTCATGCGGTTGGCGTGCTCGCGAGCATGGTAGCTCTACTACTGCATTGCGGCCGATTAATTACCGGGGTTGCAGACGATTGTGTAGTTGCGGTGCTGGTGGTTGTTTGGACGAATCATGCCCAAGCTGGTGGCGGTTTTTGATGAGTATATTATATGCTATAGCACAGCTGTTGCTGCCTTGCCATATTTTTTGGGTTGGGAGATGATGCTTTTGGGTAGGCATTGTGGTAATTCCAGTTATTTGGCACCGTATCATGATTTGGTTGTGCTGATGCTAGGTCCATGCTGCTTTCTGGGGCGATTTTAGTTTTAGTGGTTGTGGTTGTTTCTACAGCCTATGGTTTGCCCTCTTTTGGATATATGTAGTGCCCTTTATGTATTGCTGCATTCTGGGGTATATTGTTCGTTTGAACATTGAACGTCTTAACGGTATCCTCGAATGATAGTATTGTTTGGAAATTTTATTATTGCTGTGTATATTCAGTGACGTTGATCCAACGGCTGATACTGTTCAATTACTCTATTCTTTGTTTGAAAGAAGTGCTGGAAAGTTTAGTGACAAATTATAATCTGGGGCAGAGAATCGTGTAGTGCACTGACTTGGTTTTAATAACTAGAATCATGGTAATACCTGTTAATGATAAAACTCAACATCGATGCAGGCAGAAACGGACAGGGAGGCTGGCGGTAACAAGGGCGTCTCAGATAGGCAGATACGTCTGAAGATCTATTCGCCAAATGTTCTCAACATCACTTTGGTCGATCTGCCTGGAATTACCAAGGTGCCAGTTGGCGACCAACCAACTGACATCGAGGCCAGAATAAGGACTATGATATTGTCATATATCAAGCACAAGACATGCATCATATTGGCTGTTTCTCCAGCAAATGCAGATTTAGCGAACTCTGATGCTCTTCAAATGGCTCGGCAAGCTGATCCTGATGGTATGTATGCCTCTCGAAGTCATGTGTTTAGTTTGATAGACCCCATTTCTGTTAAGATGCAAATCTTACTTGGTGGATTCTTTGTTCATGTAGGTTCTCGAACAATTGGTGTTATCACAAAGGTTTGCCCCTGAACCTTAAAATATACTCCTTAAAATGTCACCCAACTTCTGATCTGTACTGCTCTTCTGTTTTCTTCCAGTTGGACATAATGGACAGGGGCACTGATGCCCGGAATTTTTTGTTGGGAAATGTCATCCCATTACGACTTGGTTATGTTGGTGTCGTAAACCGCAGCCAGCAGGTACTTCAGTTTGCAGCATGCTAGTTTAAGGATCACGCATCAATAACTTAATATCCTCATGACATCGCTTTCTTTTGCAAGTTTGGTAGTGGCCCAACTTTGTGGTCTCTGTGCTCATTTTCAGATGAAGTAATTTACTAATTTTGTGTCATTGTGGACTGTTGCCTGTCGATAAATAGTTGTTAACAACCCTAACTAACTTAGGTGAATTTAACACCTGGTGTAAAAGAAATGGCGAACTTAACACCTAGGGGCTGTTTGGTTCGTGCCATTGCCAGCCCCGCCAAACCTGGGCTAGCCAAAAGATTGGCGAGCGAATCTGCCGCCGATAACTCGCCAACGAATTGGCGTAGGATTGAACTAGAGAAACTGAGGTGGTCTGGGCGCGCCAATTTTTGGGTCGTCATCCAAACGGGCAACGAAATCTGGTCAACGACCAATGTTTTGGACGGGCAGCCCAGGGCTCCAATCCAAACAGCCCCCTATTTATATGTACTCCTTCCGTTTctaaatacaagtctttttaTAGATTTCAATAGGAACTGcatacgaatgtatatagacgcattttagagtgtagattcactcattttccTTGGTATGTAGTCCAcattgaaatatctaaaaagacttgtatttaggaacggagcgTGTATCAAAGATCATTTTCAGAATGCTGTGCTAGTAAGTATTGATTGTAGGAATGTCTTGAACGTAATTTGTTATTGCACAGCACTGTCTTTGGTGATACATAAGTTTTCTTCCTTTTCATTTATATAGTTTTCTAATGTATATTGTGCTAAATGATGTAGGATATCAATTCAGATGTCAGTGTCAAGCAGGCTCTGGCCCGAGAAGAAAGTTTCTTCCGTACTCATCCGGTATGCTGCAGTGAAGTCCACTGTTTCTTCAGTTTGTGTTCTTCTTTTTATTTCATCATTCTGAAATGTAACTCATTTCAGGCATACAACGGTCTTGCTAAGCACTGTGGGATACCACAGTTAGCAAAGAAGCTAAACCAGGTATTTTGGTGAAGCGGATGTCTGTTGTATCCCATGTTATATGACTTTCAGATTTATGCTGTGATTTAACTAATAATACATCTACATGGTTTCAGATCTTGGTCCAACATATAAGAACTATTCTGCCTGGACTGAAGGCTCGCATAAGTTCTCAATTGACAGCTATTGCTAAGGAGCATGCCTTTTATGGTGACCCAGTCGAGTCCAAGGTCTGGTGAATTAATTTTATTTGGTCAAAGTGATAAGAAACATACCTCTTTTGTTAACATTTGTATATGAGTAGGTTGGTTTAGCAGCTAGTAAAATCTGGTTGCTTAATCATGCTTCTGTTATTCTTTTGGTCTTTGCCTTGATGATCAATCCCTATGTTTCATCTTTGCAGGCTGGGCAAGGCGCTAAGCTTTTGAACATTCTAGCTAAATACTGTGATGGTAATAACTGAACCATGACCACCTTCCTGGCTCCTTTGCTTCAGTCATGTATATTATGCTATATTTCGTTATTTGTAAATCTAAATAACATGTGTGTGCTGCAGCTTTCTCGTCTATGGTAGAAGGAAAAAATGAAGATATATCAACAATCGAGCTTTCTGGTGGAGCAAGAATTCACTATATTTTTCAATCTATCTTTGTCAAAAGCTTAGAGGTTTGTAATTTTGTTGCCAAATCTTCCGTTATGCTACATCGTAGCATTCATCATATCCATTATCATTAAGATCTAAGCTCTGTCTTTTATAGGGTGTTGACCCTTGCGAGGATGTCACTGATGAAGATATCCGCATGGCTATACAGAATGCAACTGGTCCTAGGAGTGCTTTGTTTGTACCTGAGGTATGATGCACTTGTGCCCTTCGCGTAAGAATTGTGTtaatatactccctccggtcctaaatatttgtctttttagagatttcaaatggactgccacatacggatgtatatagacatattttagagtgtagattcactcattttgctccgtatgtagtcacttgttgaaatctctagaaagacaaatatttaggaacggagggagtagatggttTGGATACTGGTCATTTGAGCTGATAATAATTCATTTTGCTAAAAAATTGTCAGGTGCCATTTGAAGTCCTTGTGCGCAGGCAAATCAGTAGATTGCTTGATCCAAGTCTGCAGTGTGCAGATTTCATATATGAGGAACTGGTTAAGGTATGTCAGTCCAGCTGTAAAATCTTGGAAACTGAAATTTAAGCATCTATTTGGTTAAATTTGCACATAACGTTAAATAACTTTCAGCTTTCTATATTTTATTACTTCTCTTGCTAACTTCTGTTCTGCTGTAGATGAGCCACCGTTGCCTTAGCAATGAGCTGCAGCAGTTTCCTATACTCAGAAGGAGCATGGATGAAGTAATTGGGAAGTTTCTACGGGATGGGCTTAAGCCAGCACAAGATATGATAGCACACATAATTGAGATGGAGGTAAAGACTGTCTTGCCTTATAAGGATTCTACTAACAAACACATATGAGAATTGACCCTATTTGACTTGAGCTTCCGTATACAGTGATGAAAACACCTCCACAATTCTGCGTCTCTTATTTAATAGCCCCAACACCGATTATTTTGTAAAATTATTGCGAGTCTCTGCTCTGATTAATTTGTTCCCTTTGTTATTCCTTCGTTGTTCTGATATCTGGTCTTTTTTCATTATTTTTACTTGAGATGATATTAACTGTGCAGGCCGATTACATAAACACATCTCACCCAAGTTTCATCGGTGGTAGCAAGGCTGTAGAACAAGCACAGCAACAAGTCAGAGCCGCTAGATTGCCTGCAACAGTGGTTAGAAGAGTATGTATATGTTTTTAAGTATTAGATAAGTAATTTTATGCAAGTGAGGCCTTGTAAATGAGTTTTTTAACTGATACACACTGCTTCCATTTCTTACTGACATGTACTGTCAGAACTTGGAATTATAAGAAGACTTAATTAGTGATGCATTTGCATATAGTGTTTCTTATATACGATGGCAAGATTCCTATAAATATATAGCTAAACTGGAAATTATTCA carries:
- the LOC125529862 gene encoding dynamin-related protein 3B-like isoform X2 (The sequence of the model RefSeq protein was modified relative to this genomic sequence to represent the inferred CDS: added 399 bases not found in genome assembly) translates to MADDHYSSSAASAPSPAAAAAAEAAAVVGSSVIPIVNKLQDIFSQLGSSSTIDLPQVAVVGSQSSGKSSVLEALVGRDFLPRGSDICTRRPLVLQLVHQPRRPADAERDEWGEFLHHPGRRFYEFPDIRREIQAETDREAGGNKGVSDRQIRLKIYSPNVLNITLVDLPGITKVPVGDQPTDIEARIRTMILSYIKHKTCIILAVSPANADLANSDALQMARQADPDGSRTIGVITKLDIMDRGTDARNFLLGNVIPLRLGYVGVVNRSQQDINSDVSVKQALAREESFFRTHPAYNGLAKHCGIPQLAKKLNQILVQHIRTILPGLKARISSQLTAIAKEHAFYGDPVESKAGQGAKLLNILAKYCDAFSSMVEGKNEDISTIELSGGARIHYIFQSIFVKSLEGVDPCEDVTDEDIRMAIQNATGPRSALFVPEVPFEVLVRRQISRLLDPSLQCADFIYEELVKMSHRCLSNELQQFPILRRSMDEVIGKFLRDGLKPAQDMIAHIIEMEADYINTSHPSFIGGSKAVEQAQQQVRAARLPATVVRRDGVDADRPQASEKTQKARALLGRTTGVNGVITDQIQGVRSAAEAERPGSSGSGSTSFWGSIFTSSEDRAPSSARGGSTNKSYASATPNLEHSFSSIQLKEPPLVLKPSESHSEQEDLEIAITKLLLQSYYNIVRKNVEDFVPKAIMHFLVNHTKRELHNFLITTLYREELFGDILREPDEITTKRRQIRDTLKVLQQAYKTLDEIPLEAETVERGYSLDSDATGLPRVHGVYDGSSPYSTPKQTRPRKSSHSGEQQQPFSGNGF
- the LOC125529862 gene encoding dynamin-related protein 3B-like isoform X1 (The sequence of the model RefSeq protein was modified relative to this genomic sequence to represent the inferred CDS: added 399 bases not found in genome assembly); translated protein: MADDHYSSSAASAPSPAAAAAAEAAAVVGSSVIPIVNKLQDIFSQLGSSSTIDLPQVAVVGSQSSGKSSVLEALVGRDFLPRGSDICTRRPLVLQLVHQPRRPADAERDEWGEFLHHPGRRFYEFPDIRREIQAETDREAGGNKGVSDRQIRLKIYSPNVLNITLVDLPGITKVPVGDQPTDIEARIRTMILSYIKHKTCIILAVSPANADLANSDALQMARQADPDGSRTIGVITKLDIMDRGTDARNFLLGNVIPLRLGYVGVVNRSQQDINSDVSVKQALAREESFFRTHPAYNGLAKHCGIPQLAKKLNQILVQHIRTILPGLKARISSQLTAIAKEHAFYGDPVESKAGQGAKLLNILAKYCDAFSSMVEGKNEDISTIELSGGARIHYIFQSIFVKSLEGVDPCEDVTDEDIRMAIQNATGPRSALFVPEVPFEVLVRRQISRLLDPSLQCADFIYEELVKMSHRCLSNELQQFPILRRSMDEVIGKFLRDGLKPAQDMIAHIIEMEADYINTSHPSFIGGSKAVEQAQQQVRAARLPATVVRRDGVDADRPQASEKTQKARALLGRTTGVNGVITDQIQQGVRSAAEAERPGSSGSGSTSFWGSIFTSSEDRAPSSARGGSTNKSYASATPNLEHSFSSIQLKEPPLVLKPSESHSEQEDLEIAITKLLLQSYYNIVRKNVEDFVPKAIMHFLVNHTKRELHNFLITTLYREELFGDILREPDEITTKRRQIRDTLKVLQQAYKTLDEIPLEAETVERGYSLDSDATGLPRVHGVYDGSSPYSTPKQTRPRKSSHSGEQQQPFSGNGF